The Microplitis demolitor isolate Queensland-Clemson2020A chromosome 8, iyMicDemo2.1a, whole genome shotgun sequence genome has a segment encoding these proteins:
- the LOC103578371 gene encoding uncharacterized protein LOC103578371 isoform X4 codes for MRFHIIFIFIFFLEIVYGRYEPKCPEQMTGYLPHPNDCKKFLQCVNGRAIIKNCGTGSVFNPINGLCDWPKNVWGCENVIEETQDPPSLYLSPPRSSPMSSPLRDSSSSYAVPNNQNTWRPIPARQQVIQPVVCPRDFSGLLKHPTDCGKFLQCDHGSTFIMDCGPGTVFNPSVSVCDWPYNVPGCDKTTGSNGAREGRIQESDSWNSAQGNLNNGFSQNRPSYNQNNRPCSYPGCSNPGQGQVQGQGYGQGRFPPRQPSHQNYPPVIDNRPPARTNSYNPSQNTPNIYQNHPNHDIYNKPRELPPYQGNIYVEANRGNSPSPGNNQWKPITDNQWNKPTWRPIYSDSTTKPTVLNGHGYGYEPSNRFTPGRWPDGSASPNPTNQGLPISLTDQLNYRPPIPDNSKTDPWSSNAGIYNQAKGQPSATPSTQSKSPGVYVNINGTRVYGHYILKSDSNATNTNKKSPNFGYGAKGYNNTNINASKWKPGNNSYPDIHPHSTSQSNPTNHYQQNNPSWKPIKHNNKTQYTVNNHFNQSHIGWKPENKTNIDLYNHKTRIPPTSTSKPVHPHEEPDDVGNYNIRNESPGTTTDAFIPSYSAPVTPPTNRQERILPDGLSEPWEKPDTNAPTVSIDEDNINYGYDDELGYENKINSVSVEPSIDRYDVDVLDIDTWKPKVVNKSKNKTTTESTSSVMKIDVKTVDLDIFNAESAPWKQIERAFPVYYVPPVHSLGHTDTKLITPLSGQILRLRGGSSNRDGYVEVQGIEPGWGLICDTKFGWTLKEANLVCRQLGFTRGAETAWQGRTKKDDTPEWVAATSVQCQGNETNFQTCKFTHGSECDIERDAVGVSCLPNRVAYCRGDETPHDGNCYHLADSSSGLNHAEALKYCASKNARLVDITSQGENNFISEWLIQSHPDIESIMTSGIGFTTFNRSIWLWEDSAKAKFKFSKWWPGWKDEKKIPPWAGSRPVCIVMKKKYPCYNNPDSTCMSDYFFWDIEDCAASMKGHAYVCKRPYDDISCVYGKGHQYLGKASVAASGKPCLPWNHTSVAYPLLVNVLDRGVREKLKTHNYCRNPNPMKDSKPWCFTGVSGEQEYCDIPSCGHIGTVRSPVGGTCKEGHFECLPEECIPSHWVCDGEADCTNGRDELLCSEHLDFFKRTPDHRLSGHDVEKWLNTPPKTCALRCKEAKFTCRSFSHKINENLCLLSDSNIGATGALEAVTGFDYYEMIDLSVDCTGMFVCNNKKCINQTQVCDGKNDCNDRSDESTCKPEKLDYGIRLSGSENEHEGRVEVKIMGLWGQVCDDGFGMIDADVICREIGFELGALEIRPGGFFGNMDPPTRFMVDQLKCRGNETSLRECDFDGWGVHDCSPEEAVGVVCKTAVDTCPEGNWKCDTSPVCIPTPFICDEVVDCPDSSDESSAHCDAPFEVRLVNGTNPSEGRVEIRHHGVWGTICDDDFSHAAAKVICRSLGFGGSAIAKKDAFFGSGEGPIWLDEVFCYGNETQIHRCEHSPWGRSNCNHEEDVGVICQDVSVNIEEDDINRVVTEININDILPSNCGKRAEDFNNEEEIFAKVVYGSLAPKDSYPWQASIRVRGHSRSNHWCGAVVISPLHVLTAAHCLEGYNKGTYFVRAGDYNTEIEEGTEAEANIEDYYIHEEFRKGHRMNNDIALVLLKGRGIPLGKHIMPICLPPRNAEYSDGLNCTISGFGSIETGKSAHSRDLRFGWIPLIDQNICRADYVYGEGAISDGMMCAGYLNEGVDACDGDSGGPLACHHNGVFTLYGITSWGQHCGKANKPGVYVRIAHYRDWIDRKIRDSLSGR; via the exons atgaggtttcatattatttttatatttatttttttcctggaAATTGTTTACGga aGATATGAACCGAAATGTCCGGAACAAATGACTGGTTATCTACCGCATCCGAatgactgtaaaaaatttcttcaatgcGTCAATGGGAGAgcgataattaaaaactgcGGCACTGGGTCAGTATTCAATCCTATAAATGGTCTCTGTGATTGGCCTAAGAATGTATGGGGGTGCGAAAATGTCATCGAAGAAACCCAAGACCCACCGTCTCTGTATTTGTCTCCGCCGCGATCCTCACCAATGTCGTCACCCCTCAGAGATAGTTCGTCAAGTTATGCAGTTCcaaataatcaaaatactTGGAGACCAATACCAGCTCGACAACAAGTGATTCAACCGGTAGTTTGTCCGCGCGATTTCTCGGGACTCCTGAAGCATCCCACGGATTgtggtaaatttttacaatgcGATCATGGATCAACTTTCATAATGGATTGCGGCCCGGGAACTGTTTTTAATCCCAGTGTCAGTGTCTGCGATTGGCCGTACAATGTACCAGGCTGTGATAAAACAACCGGAAGTAACGGAGCACGTGAGGGCCGTATACAAGAGTCAGATTCTTGGAATAGTGCTCAAGGAAATTTGAACAATGGATTCAGTCAAAATCGTCCGagttataatcaaaataatcgtCCTTGTTCATATCCGGGTTGTTCGAATCCAGGACAGGGTCAAGTACAAGGTCAAGGATATGGACAAGGAAGATTTCCACCAAGACAACCAAGTCATCAAAATTACCCACCAGTTATTGACAACAGACCACCTGCAAGAACAAATTCTTATAATCCGTCACAAAATAcaccaaatatttatcaaaatcacCCTAAtcatgatatttataataagcCAAGAGAGTTGCCGCCATATCAAGGCAACATTTATGTTGAAGCAAACAGAGGAAATTCCCCAAGTCCTGGTAATAACCAATGGAAACCCATTACGGATAACCAATGGAACAAACCAACTTGGAGACCTATTTATTCTGACTCAACAACAAAGCCCACTGTATTGAATGGCCACGGATATGGATATGAACCTTCTAACAGATTTACTCCTGGCCGGTGGCCTGATGGAAGCGCGTCGCCAAATCCAACCAATCAAG gaCTTCCAATAAGTTTGACGGATCAGCTCAACTACCGACCGCCAATACCAGATAATTCAAAGACGGATCCCTGGTCAAGTAATGCAGGTATTTATAATCAAGCTAAAGGTCAGCCGTCAG CCACTCCATCTACGCAGTCAAAGTCACCTGGAGTTTACGTCAACATAAATGGGACTCGTGTCTACGGGCATTATATTTTGAAGAGTGATTCAAATGCTACAAATACGAATAAAAAATCACCTAATTTCGGTTACGGTGCGAAGGgttataataatacaaatattaatgcaTCTAAATGGAAGCCTGGTAATAATTCATACCCAGACATTCATCCTCATTCGACCAGTCAGTCGAATCCTACGAACCATTACCAGCAAAACAACCCGTCATGGAAGCCCATTAAGCACAATAATAAGACGCAATATACCGTGAACAACCACTTTAATCAGTCTCACATCGGGTGGAAGCCTGAGAACAAAACAAACATCGATTTATACAACCATAAGACGCGTATTCCACCCACGAGTACATCGAAGCCGGTTCATCCTCACGAAGAACCCGACGATGTcggtaattataatattcgcAATGAAAGCCCTGGTACTACAACTGATGCTTTTATTCCGTCTTATTCTGCGCCTGTTACTCCTCCGACAAATAGACAAGAGAGAATTTTACCTGACGGTTTATCAGAGCCTTGGGAAAAGCCGGATACAAATGCGCCGACGGTATCGATTGATGAAGACAACATTAATTACGGGTACGACGACGAGCTGggttatgaaaataaaataaattcagtgtCTGTTGAACCCAGCATCGATAGATATGATGTCGATGTCCTGGATATCGACACGTGGAAGCCGAAAGTTGTAAATAAgagcaaaaataaaaccacCACTGAGAGTACCAGCAGCGTAATGAAGATTGATGTAAAGACCGTGGATctagatatttttaatgctgAATCTGCGCCTTGGAAGCaaa TCGAGAGGGCCTTCCCGGTTTATTATGTTCCGCCTGTTCACTCACTCGGTCATACGGACACGAAATTAATTACTCCTTTATCCGGCCAG ATTTTAAGACTGCGAGGCGGATCCAGTAACAGAGACGGATACGTTGAAGTTCAAGGTATCGAACCTGGATGGGGACTTATCTGTGATACTAAATTTGGATGGACTTTAAAAGAAGCCAATTTAGTGTGTCGTCAACTCGGATTTACTag AGGCGCGGAAACAGCTTGGCAAGGACGAACTAAAAAGGATGATACACCAGAGTGGGTTGCCGCGACGAGTGTCCAATGTCAGGGGAACGAGACTAATTTCCAGACATGTAAATTTACTCACGGAAGTGAGTGCGACATTGAACGGGACGCAGTCGGAGTGAGTTGTCTGCCTAATCGAGTTGCTTATTGTCGAGGTGATGAGACACCCCATGACGGGAACTGCTACCACCTCGCAGACTCAAGCTCGGGATTAAATCACGCCGAGGCATTGAAATACTGCGCCTCGAAGAATGCCAGACTCGTTGACATCACGAGTCAGggcgaaaataattttatttccgagTGGTTGATTCAAAGTCACCCGGATATCGAGTCAATTATGACCTCGGGAATTGGGTTTACGACTTTTAATCGGTCTATTTGGTTGTGGGAAGACTCAGCCAAAGCTAAATTCAA ATTTTCGAAATGGTGGCCTGGGTGGaaagatgagaaaaaaatcccACCGTGGGCGGGGTCAAGACCCGTTTGtatagtaatgaaaaaaaaatatccttgTTACAATAATCCTGACTCCACGTGCATGTCTGATTACTTTTTCTGGGACATTGAAGACTGCGCGGCCTCCATGAAGGGCCACGCTTATGTTTGTAAAAGACCTTATGATGACATAA GTTGTGTTTACGGTAAAGGACATCAGTATCTAGGTAAAGCCAGCGTTGCGGCTTCGGGTAAACCTTGTTTGCCCTGGAACCATACATCCGTGGCTTATCCTCTTCTTGTAAAC gtCTTGGATCGCGGGGTCAGAGAAAAATTGAAGACTCATAATTACTGCAGAAATCCGAACCCTATGAAAGACTCGAAGCCTTGGTGCTTTACTGGAGTGTCTGGAGAACAAGAATATTGTGACATTCCTTCTTGCGGTCATATCG GCACAGTAAGGTCTCCAGTAGGCGGGACATGTAAAGAAGGACATTTTGAATGCTTACCTGAGGAATGTATTCCGTCTCATTGGGTCTGTGATGGCGAAGCT GATTGTACGAATGGTAGAGATGAGCTCTTGTGTTCCGAGCACCTAGATTTCTTTAAACGGACCCCAGACCACCGACTTTCTGGCCACGATGTAGAAAAATGGCTCAACACTCCACCAAAGACTTGTGCTTTGCGTTGCAAAGAAGCTAAATTTACTTGCCGCTCGTTTTCTCACAA gataaatgaaaatttatgtttgCTGAGTGACAGTAATATCGGAGCCACTGGAGCGTTAGAAGCCGTCACAGGTTTCGATTATTACGAGATGATTGATCTGAGCGTTGATTGCACGGGCATGTTCGTttgcaataataaaaagtgtATCAATCAAACACAAGTATGTGATGGTAAAAATGACTGCAATGATCGCTCTGATGAAAGCACTTGTAAGCCAGAAAAATTGGATTACGGAATACGGCTGAGTGGTTCGGAAAATGAACACGAAGGTCGTGTTGAAGttaaaa TAATGGGTCTCTGGGGACAAGTTTGTGATGACGGTTTCGGTATGATTGACGCTGACGTTATTTGCCGGGAGATAGGATTCGAATTGGGAGCTTTAGAAATTCGCCCGGGAGGATTTTTTGGTAACATGGATCCGCCGACGCGGTTTATGGTAGACCAGTTGAAGTGCAGAGGCAACGAAACTTCTCTAAGGGAGTGTGACTTTGACGGATGGGGAGTCCACGATTGCTCGCCTGAAGAAGCCGTCGGTGTCGTCTGCAAAACGGCCGTCGACACCTGCCCCGAGGGAAACTGGAAGTGTGACACCAGTCCCGTTTGCATTCCCACTCCCTTTATTTGCGACGAAGTCGTTGATTGTCCTGATTCTTCCGACGAAAGTTCTGCTCACTGTGAT gCGCCATTCGAAGTACGGTTAGTTAACGGAACTAATCCATCCGAGGGTCGTGTGGAAATTCGCCATCACGGTGTATGGGGTACCATCTGCGATGATGATTTCAGTCACGCCGCTGCCAAAGTCATTTGCCGATCACTGGGTTTCGGCGGCTCCGCAATCGCTAAAAAAGATGCGTTCTTTGGATCCGGCGAAGGCCCGATTTGGCTTGAcgaa gTATTCTGCTACGGAAATGAAACACAAATTCATCGATGCGAGCACAGCCCATGGGGTCGAAGTAATTGCAATCATGAAGAAGACGTTGGAGTAATTTGCCAAGACGTTTCAGTAAATATCGAAGAG gaCGATATTAACCGCGTGGTTACGGAGATAAATATCAATGACATTCTGCCGAGTAATTGCGGAAAACGGGCAGaagattttaataatgaagagGAAATATTTGCTAAAGTTGTTTACGGTTCATTGGCCCCGAAAGACTCGTATCCGTGGcag gCAAGTATACGAGTACGGGGTCACAGCAGGTCAAATCATTGGTGCGGTGCAGTCGTTATCTCTCCTTTGCATGTCTTGACAGCGGCCCATTGTCTCGAGGGCTACAACAAGGGTACTTATTTTGTTCGCGCTGGAGATTACAATACtgag atagaGGAAGGCACCGAGGCAGAGGCAAATATAGAAGATTATTACATTCACGAGGAATTCCGCAAGGGTCATCGTATGAACAATGACATTGCTTTGGTGTTATTGAAAGGTCGTGGTATTCCACTCGGTAAGCACATAATGCCAATTTGTCTGCCACCGAGAAACGCAGAATATTCTGATGGGTTGAACTGTACGATCAGTGGGTTCGGGAGCATCGAGACTGGAAAATCTG CGCACTCGAGAGATTTGCGTTTCGGATGGATTCCACTGATTGACCAAAATATTTGCCGTGCAGACTATGTTTACGGTGAAGGCGCTATAAGTGATGGTATGATGTGTGCAGGATATTTAAATGAAGGTGTAGATGCTTGCGATGGAGATTCCGGCGGACCACTTGCATGTCATCATAATG GCGTGTTCACCCTTTACGGCATCACCAGCTGGGGTCAGCATTGCGGGAAAGCAAACAAGCCCGGAGTTTACGTACGTATTGCTCATTACCGAGATTGGATCGATAGAAAAATACGAGACTCGTTATCTGGGAGGTAG